DNA from Asanoa sp. WMMD1127:
GGCCAGGACTGGTGGGCTTCGCAGGCATAGCGAAAGGGGCCCGCGTCGTTGCGGGCCCCTTTCCGTTTGTGCCTCTTACTTGAACGCGTCCTTGATGTCCCGCCCGGCGTCCTTCACGTGCTCGCCGGCCTGCTTGGCGTGCGCGCTCGTCTGGTCGGCCTGACCCTCGGCCTGAAGCTGCTCGTCATCGGTCGCGTCGCCGTACTGCTCCTTGGCGCCGCCCTTGAGTTCCTCGACCTTGTTCTTAATCTTGTCGGTGAAGCTCATCGTCACTCCAGTTCGGCTCGCCGATCGTTTCCATCGGACAACCACTGGATTTCCCTGGTCGGCATCCACCGAAACCTGATCAACTTCGGTCGCGTACGACCTCGGCGAGCCGCGGCAGGAAAAACTCCCAGCCGTCGCGGTGACTCTGCGCCTCGTCCCGGTCGACCTGGCTGCTCAGGTCGTAGTCACCCTGGGCGAGGTTGAGCACGGCCCCTTGGTCGACAGTGACCTCGACGTGGCGCCTCGGCAGCTGCGGCGCGTGGTCCCAGGACCAGTCGAACCCGAACCTGCCGCGACCCGGGTCGATGGTGGTCACGGTGCCGCGCATGGTCTGGTCGAGCCGATCGAAATAGGCGACGTACGGGCCACCGACCTCTTCCTTGACGGTCAGCTCGGCGCCACCCCACCAGAGCCGCACGGCCGCCGGGTCGACGAAAGCGTCGACCACTTGCGCCGGCGACACGCCCGGCACGTCCACTGTGATGCGCAGCAAGGCGTCCGTCTCGCTCGGCATCGAAACCCGCATGGGCCCTCCCCCGTCGTCGCTGTGAGTCTGTCAGGTGCGGCACACCCTGTAAGGCATCCTAGGACGATAGGGCACCTACGGTGACGGATCTGCCGGCCACTTCGTGTCACAGTGACACCTCGCTATGCTGCGAAACTATGGCCCGCGAGCATGCCGTTCTCCGCCTCGCGGTAGATCTATGCATCTTGACCGTCCGCGAGGGCTCGCTCCAGGTGCTCGTGGTCGAACGCGGCAATGAGCCCTACCGCGGCCGGTTAGCGCTTCCCGGGGGCTTCCTACGCGGCGATGAGGAGCCCTCCGCTGCGGCCATCAGAGAGTTAGGCGAGGAAACCGGTCTCGACGGAACGCGTCTGCACCTGGAACAGCTGCCGGTGTTCGGTGCCCCGGACCGAGATCCAAGCGGGCGGGTTGTCAGCGTGCCCTACCTCGCCATCGCTCCCGATCTGCCGGTACCGAGGCCAGGATCTGACGCGACCGGTGCTCGATGGTCGCCCGTCGCGTCGCTGGTAAGTGGTGGCACGCTTGCCTTCGATCACCATGACATCCTCGATCTTGCGGTCGAGCGCGCACGAGCAAGCCTGGAGAACACCACTGTCGCGGCGGTCTTCTGCGATGACCTGTTCACCATGGGTGAGCTGCGGGGCGTCTACGAGGCGGTCTGGGGGATATCCCTTGATCCTCGGAACTTCAGCCGCAAGGTCACGAAGACAGCCGGCTTCGTCGAGCCGGCAGGGGCACGCCGAACCGATGGCGTGGGACGCCCTGCTGCGCTCTACCGCCGCGGGCCAGTTGGACGGCTTAACCCGGCCATGCTGCGCAGCTCGATGTCTTCCTGACCAGTCACCCGGCCGACCGCCGACGGCGACCCTCCGCGAAGATCGACAAGTTTCTTAATTGTCATATTGACAAGAACACGATGGAGTTCGTACCTTCGATATAGGTAGTCGTCGCTGCCCTCAGTTGGAGGGACCATGCG
Protein-coding regions in this window:
- a CDS encoding CsbD family protein — its product is MSFTDKIKNKVEELKGGAKEQYGDATDDEQLQAEGQADQTSAHAKQAGEHVKDAGRDIKDAFK
- a CDS encoding SRPBCC domain-containing protein, with amino-acid sequence MRVSMPSETDALLRITVDVPGVSPAQVVDAFVDPAAVRLWWGGAELTVKEEVGGPYVAYFDRLDQTMRGTVTTIDPGRGRFGFDWSWDHAPQLPRRHVEVTVDQGAVLNLAQGDYDLSSQVDRDEAQSHRDGWEFFLPRLAEVVRDRS
- a CDS encoding NUDIX domain-containing protein; this translates as MAREHAVLRLAVDLCILTVREGSLQVLVVERGNEPYRGRLALPGGFLRGDEEPSAAAIRELGEETGLDGTRLHLEQLPVFGAPDRDPSGRVVSVPYLAIAPDLPVPRPGSDATGARWSPVASLVSGGTLAFDHHDILDLAVERARASLENTTVAAVFCDDLFTMGELRGVYEAVWGISLDPRNFSRKVTKTAGFVEPAGARRTDGVGRPAALYRRGPVGRLNPAMLRSSMSS